CACATCTACTTCAACGTGGGGAGCGAGCTGCCGGCGGTGGGGGCCAGCGGCGCCATCAGCGGGGTGATGGGCGCCTACATCGTCCTCTATCCCCACGCGCGGGTGCGGACGTGGCTGCCGCCGATCTTCTTCTTCAACCTGCGCGCGATGTTCTTTCTGATGTACTGGTTCGCGCTGCAGCTCTTCATGGCGTACGTGGATCTCGGCGCCGAGGCGGGGGAGGAGGGCGGCGTGGCGGTGTGGGCGCACGTGGGCGGGTTCGTGGCGGGAGTGGTGCTGGTGAAGCTGTTCGAGAACCACACCCTCACGCGCGCGCGGCGCAACAAGGTGGTGCTGACCCGCGCGGAGGTGGCGCAGGCACGGCCCTGGATGTAGAATGTCGGCGGGGGCGGCACAGTGAGGCGCGGGTGGTGCACGGCAACGTGGGCCACCCGTTCGCGCATCCGCCCCCCGCAACCCGCAGCCCGGCGAGGACCATGGAAGTCACCCGAGACCTGCTGCACCGCCTGCCCAAGGCGGAGCTGCACGTGCACCTGGACGGATCGCTGCGCCCCGAGACGATGCTGGAGCTCGCGGCGGAGTACAACAAGAAGATGCCCGCGCACGACGCGGACGCCCTGCGCGACTACATGCACGTGCAGGACGCGCGCAACCTCGTCGAGTACCTGGAGCGCTTCGCCATCACCCTCTCCGTGATGCAGACCGGCGACGCCCTGGAGCGCATCGCCTACGAGCTGGCCGAGGACCTGGCGAAGGAGAACGTGCGCTACGCGGAGATCCGCTACTCACCGATTCTCAACACGCAGGAGGGCCTTCCGCTCACCGAGGCGGTGGAGGCGCCGTTGCGCGGGCTCAAGCGCGCCGAGCAGGACTTCGGCATCCGCACCGAGATCATCATCTGCGGCATCCGCAACATGGAGCCGGAGACTTCG
The Longimicrobium sp. DNA segment above includes these coding regions:
- a CDS encoding rhomboid family intramembrane serine protease; the encoded protein is MIPISDENPTELRPIVTVGLILLNAFAWFQLQGAGTSQALQASVLHFGTIPCEITARCAPEGLTTGTILTAMFMHGSWEHILGNMLFLWVFGNNIEDSMGHLRFLVFYLLCGAVAAAAHIYFNVGSELPAVGASGAISGVMGAYIVLYPHARVRTWLPPIFFFNLRAMFFLMYWFALQLFMAYVDLGAEAGEEGGVAVWAHVGGFVAGVVLVKLFENHTLTRARRNKVVLTRAEVAQARPWM